Proteins encoded in a region of the Methylobacterium radiotolerans JCM 2831 genome:
- a CDS encoding PAS domain-containing protein: MSTHIIEQGSQATANFYNDIDIGFCIIEVAFDAPNRQADYRFLEVNSAFEEHTGLIDVTGRWMRNLAPDHEQFWFDRYGNIARTGRPARFEYSAQALGGRHFEVYAYRTGDPEQQRVAVLFADISARKREERLRTALFDLTDQLAEQEDVASLTDVACGVLGRTLGVQLVGYGLVNPVAETITVDHDWTTDGARSLAGMLQFRDFGSYIDDLKRGETVVVEDARTDPRTRTFAAALEERCARAFVNTPIFERGQFVALQYVSTGVPRVWMEEELRFIREVGVRTRTATARRQAEMALQASEARQRHLLQQMPSFVGVLTGPDHTYAYVNDAYVRTAGPREYLGRCVRDVFPELAGQGFFELLDQVYATGVPFSARTTPVRFAGEDTDRYIDFSFQPTRGDDGTVTGIFVGGYDVTEQQRTALALRELNVDLERKVTERALARGRTWQLSPDIMGVINAQGYFEQSNPAWATVLGWSEAEIASTVFFDFLHPDDVAPAQEAWAAALDLGLPALSFENRYRHKDGGWRWLSWVAVPDDGKVYCSARDITAGKEQTSALLRAEDALRQAQKLEAVGQLTGGVAHDFNNLLTVIKSSTDLLKRPNLPEERRVRYVGAISDTVDRAARLTGQLLAFARRQTLKPEVFAACDGVRAITEMVGTLTGARIKLVTDLPEERVFISADPSQFDTALVNMAVNARDAMDGEGQITITVRPADAIPAMRTHPAVAGRFAAISLSDTGTGIAADRLDQIFEPFFTTKEVGKGTGLGLSQVFGFAKQTGGDVMVSSVVGEGTTFTLYLPHVAAGQRETPTKALEPDVLTVGHDTCVLVVEDNADVGGFSVQALIELGFRPVLAGNADEALAELSTDAGRFDVVFTDVVMPGMNGIDLAKEIRRLHPGLPVVLTSGYSHVLAQEGTHGFELLQKPYSADDLSRVFRRVTSRRPHPTPLPD, translated from the coding sequence ATGAGCACCCACATCATCGAGCAGGGCAGCCAGGCCACCGCGAACTTCTACAACGACATCGATATCGGCTTCTGCATCATCGAGGTCGCCTTCGACGCGCCGAACCGCCAGGCCGACTACCGGTTCCTAGAGGTCAATTCCGCGTTCGAGGAGCACACGGGCCTGATCGACGTGACCGGCCGGTGGATGCGTAACCTCGCTCCGGACCACGAGCAGTTCTGGTTCGACCGATACGGCAACATCGCGCGCACGGGACGACCGGCCCGTTTCGAGTATTCGGCGCAAGCCCTCGGTGGTCGTCACTTCGAGGTCTACGCATACCGTACCGGAGACCCCGAGCAGCAGCGGGTGGCGGTCCTGTTCGCGGATATCAGCGCGCGTAAACGCGAGGAGAGGCTCCGTACCGCCCTTTTCGACCTGACAGACCAGCTCGCCGAGCAGGAAGACGTTGCGTCCCTCACGGACGTCGCCTGCGGCGTGCTGGGCCGAACGCTGGGTGTCCAACTGGTCGGCTACGGCCTGGTCAATCCGGTGGCGGAGACCATCACGGTCGACCATGACTGGACCACCGACGGGGCACGGTCGCTTGCGGGGATGCTCCAGTTCCGCGACTTCGGCTCGTACATCGACGACCTCAAGCGCGGCGAGACGGTCGTCGTCGAGGACGCCCGCACGGATCCGCGCACGCGAACGTTCGCGGCGGCCCTGGAGGAGCGCTGCGCGCGGGCGTTCGTCAACACCCCAATCTTCGAGCGCGGACAGTTCGTGGCGCTGCAATACGTCAGCACGGGCGTGCCACGCGTCTGGATGGAGGAGGAACTCAGGTTCATCCGCGAGGTGGGGGTTCGCACGCGGACGGCAACCGCAAGGCGGCAGGCGGAAATGGCTTTGCAGGCCAGCGAGGCGCGTCAGCGCCATCTCCTGCAGCAGATGCCCAGCTTCGTCGGCGTCCTCACCGGACCCGACCACACGTACGCTTACGTCAACGACGCCTATGTACGGACGGCGGGGCCGCGTGAGTACCTCGGGCGCTGCGTGCGCGATGTGTTCCCGGAGCTGGCCGGCCAGGGCTTCTTCGAACTCCTGGATCAGGTCTACGCCACCGGCGTGCCGTTCTCGGCCCGGACCACGCCGGTCCGTTTCGCTGGCGAGGACACGGACCGGTACATCGATTTCAGCTTCCAACCGACCCGGGGCGACGACGGTACGGTCACGGGCATCTTTGTCGGCGGCTATGACGTGACCGAGCAACAGCGCACGGCCCTGGCGTTGCGGGAACTCAATGTCGATCTTGAGCGGAAGGTCACGGAGCGTGCCTTGGCGCGCGGTCGGACCTGGCAACTCAGCCCGGACATCATGGGCGTGATCAACGCACAGGGCTACTTCGAGCAATCGAATCCCGCTTGGGCTACCGTCCTCGGCTGGTCTGAGGCGGAGATCGCGAGCACCGTCTTCTTCGACTTCCTCCATCCCGACGACGTGGCTCCGGCACAGGAAGCCTGGGCGGCGGCGCTGGATCTCGGCCTGCCGGCGCTGAGCTTCGAGAACCGCTACCGGCACAAGGACGGGGGCTGGCGCTGGCTCTCGTGGGTCGCGGTGCCGGACGACGGCAAGGTCTACTGCTCCGCCCGGGACATCACAGCGGGCAAGGAGCAGACGAGTGCCTTGCTGCGGGCCGAGGACGCGCTGCGCCAGGCGCAGAAGTTGGAAGCGGTCGGGCAGCTGACCGGTGGCGTGGCCCACGATTTCAACAACCTGCTCACCGTGATCAAGTCGTCCACCGACCTCCTGAAACGACCTAACCTGCCCGAGGAACGTCGCGTGCGCTATGTCGGCGCGATCTCGGACACGGTGGACCGGGCCGCCCGCCTGACGGGCCAGCTCCTCGCCTTCGCCCGCCGCCAGACCCTCAAGCCCGAGGTGTTCGCCGCCTGCGACGGCGTACGCGCGATCACGGAGATGGTCGGCACGCTGACGGGCGCGCGGATCAAGCTCGTGACCGACCTGCCGGAGGAGCGCGTCTTCATCAGCGCCGACCCGAGCCAGTTCGACACGGCGCTCGTGAACATGGCGGTCAACGCCCGCGACGCGATGGACGGCGAGGGACAGATCACCATCACGGTGCGTCCGGCGGATGCGATCCCTGCCATGCGCACCCACCCTGCCGTCGCAGGTCGCTTCGCCGCGATCTCGCTCAGCGATACCGGCACCGGCATAGCGGCCGACAGGCTCGACCAGATTTTCGAGCCGTTCTTCACGACCAAGGAGGTCGGCAAGGGGACCGGTCTCGGCCTCTCCCAGGTGTTCGGCTTCGCCAAGCAGACCGGCGGCGACGTGATGGTGTCGAGCGTGGTCGGCGAAGGCACGACGTTCACGCTCTACCTGCCACACGTCGCTGCGGGGCAACGTGAGACGCCAACCAAGGCTCTTGAACCGGATGTCCTGACGGTGGGCCACGACACCTGCGTGCTCGTCGTCGAGGACAACGCCGACGTGGGCGGCTTCTCGGTGCAGGCGCTGATCGAGCTGGGCTTCCGGCCGGTCCTCGCCGGCAACGCCGACGAGGCGCTGGCCGAGCTTTCGACGGACGCGGGCCGCTTCGACGTGGTGTTCACGGACGTTGTCATGCCTGGCATGAATGGTATCGACCTCGCCAAGGAGATCCGGCGCCTGCATCCCGGCCTGCCCGTGGTGCTGACCTCGGGGTACAGCCACGTGCTGGCACAGGAAGGGACTCACGGCTTCGAACTGCTGCAGAAGCCCTATTCGGCCGATGACCTGTCGAGGGTATTTCGGCGCGTGACGAGCCGGCGCCCGCATCCGACGCCTTTGCCGGACTGA
- a CDS encoding ATP-binding protein — protein MRWPLLATQVEHEDDIITVRQRVRRLAERLGFEVQDQTRIATAVSEIARNAYGYAGGGRVEYGLDEESGGQSLVVRVRDQGPGIPHLDDVLQGRYRSTTGLGIGITGSRRLMDRFEIETDPGKGTLVTFAKRLPHGTISFTGKRLASLAEDVARARTEEPMVALREQNRELLRSLAELAERQEEAERLNRELAETNRGVVALHAELEDQAERLRQAGASLETQVAARTAELAEANARLVAEAAERERMEHDLRQSQKLEAVGQLTGGVAHDFNNLLTIIRSSVDFLRRPDLPEDRRKRYMDAVSDTVDRAAKLTGQLLAFARRQSLKPEVFDVGERLRSVADMLDTITGARIRVRVEAPEGAALVRADVNQFETAVVNAAVNARDAMDGVGTLTMRVLVGQPMPSIRGHGGARGPFVAVSLTDTGAGIPAAVLGRIFEPFFTTKVVGRGTGLGLSQVFGFAKQSGGDVDVSSEVGQGTTFTLYLPEVSDEPAEMPVPGPDAGATPSGQGQPVLLVEDNLEVGRFCAQILEDLGYAPEWVVNAEEALERLGTDGAGFRAVFSDVVMPGMGGIELAKALRIRIPTLPVVLASGYSHVLAREDSHGFELLHKPYSAAQIGQVLSRVIAASCTPVGRNGPKR, from the coding sequence ATGAGGTGGCCGCTCCTCGCCACACAGGTCGAGCACGAGGACGACATCATCACGGTGCGCCAGCGCGTGCGCCGGCTGGCCGAGCGCCTCGGCTTCGAGGTCCAGGATCAGACCCGCATCGCCACGGCCGTGTCCGAGATCGCGCGCAACGCCTACGGCTACGCCGGCGGCGGCAGGGTCGAGTACGGCCTCGACGAGGAAAGCGGCGGACAGTCCCTCGTCGTCCGCGTCCGCGACCAGGGGCCGGGCATCCCCCACCTCGATGACGTCCTTCAGGGACGCTATCGCTCGACGACTGGCCTCGGCATCGGCATTACCGGCTCCCGCCGGCTGATGGACCGCTTCGAGATCGAGACCGATCCCGGCAAGGGCACGCTCGTGACCTTCGCCAAGCGGCTGCCGCACGGCACGATATCCTTCACCGGAAAGAGGCTCGCGAGCCTGGCGGAGGATGTTGCCCGGGCGCGGACCGAGGAACCGATGGTCGCCTTGCGGGAGCAGAACCGCGAGCTACTGCGCAGCCTCGCCGAGCTCGCCGAGCGCCAAGAAGAGGCGGAGCGCCTGAACCGCGAGCTCGCCGAAACCAACCGCGGGGTGGTCGCGCTGCATGCCGAGCTGGAAGACCAGGCCGAGCGGTTGCGCCAGGCCGGGGCCTCGCTGGAGACCCAGGTCGCCGCGCGGACGGCGGAGCTCGCTGAGGCGAACGCTCGCCTCGTCGCCGAGGCGGCCGAACGCGAACGGATGGAGCACGATCTGCGTCAGTCGCAGAAGCTGGAGGCCGTGGGCCAGCTCACCGGCGGCGTCGCGCACGATTTCAACAATTTGCTGACCATCATCAGGTCCTCCGTGGACTTCCTGCGCCGCCCGGACCTGCCCGAGGACCGGCGCAAGCGGTACATGGATGCGGTCTCGGACACGGTCGACCGGGCCGCCAAGCTCACGGGGCAGCTTCTTGCCTTCGCGCGCCGGCAATCCCTCAAGCCCGAGGTGTTCGATGTCGGCGAGCGCCTGCGTAGCGTCGCCGACATGCTCGACACCATCACCGGTGCCCGCATCCGCGTGAGAGTTGAGGCTCCCGAAGGAGCCGCACTGGTGCGCGCCGACGTCAACCAGTTCGAGACGGCGGTGGTCAACGCAGCGGTGAACGCCCGAGACGCCATGGACGGCGTCGGGACGCTGACGATGCGGGTGCTCGTTGGGCAGCCCATGCCGTCGATCCGCGGCCATGGCGGCGCGCGCGGGCCGTTCGTGGCCGTCTCCCTCACTGACACCGGCGCGGGCATCCCCGCCGCCGTCCTCGGACGCATCTTCGAGCCGTTCTTCACGACGAAGGTCGTCGGGCGCGGCACCGGGCTTGGGCTCTCACAGGTGTTCGGCTTCGCCAAGCAGTCCGGCGGCGACGTCGACGTGTCGAGCGAGGTCGGGCAGGGCACGACCTTCACCCTCTACCTCCCAGAGGTCTCGGATGAGCCGGCCGAGATGCCGGTCCCCGGCCCCGACGCCGGGGCGACGCCCTCCGGCCAGGGCCAGCCGGTCCTGCTCGTCGAGGACAACCTGGAGGTCGGGCGCTTCTGCGCCCAGATCCTGGAAGATCTCGGCTACGCGCCGGAATGGGTCGTCAACGCCGAGGAGGCGCTCGAACGCCTGGGCACCGACGGCGCCGGCTTCCGGGCCGTGTTTTCCGACGTGGTCATGCCGGGCATGGGGGGCATCGAGCTCGCCAAGGCGCTCCGCATCCGAATTCCCACCCTGCCGGTGGTGCTGGCCTCGGGCTACAGCCATGTCCTGGCGCGCGAGGACAGCCACGGCTTTGAGCTCCTGCACAAGCCGTACTCGGCCGCCCAAATCGGCCAAGTCCTGAGCCGGGTCATCGCGGCCTCTTGCACGCCCGTTGGCCGGAACGGACCGAAGCGGTGA
- a CDS encoding sensor histidine kinase gives MLTRRILALVALALAPALAIQGYNEYALRTSRDAAVRADALGTARTVAADLGQLAQSLRQVLDLVGNEEAVRRKDAGACTAYLGAIIDRLPQLSLLSVAEPDGRVVCDSRGSTPGLYSNAERAYHKRVLASDDFAVGDFVIGVRTRQPAVHFAQPVRGYDDRLTGVVVASVDLARLSERLQADLRFASTTLTVTDPEGTVLVRRPDHAAWVGRKLSGERLARLMRADETTRSVEGLDGRARIVGIAKPDGALAGFNVIVGRDRETAFADIDAATYRGIAVILLGALLAVLATLLAGRRFIERPVRRLLRGVAAWQGGDLDARTGMSGPSEFDRLGAAFDAMATTLQGREDDLHGEIARGRRMQEQQTTMLHELNHRVKNTLATVQSLARQARGGEEQAAQLEARILALSKTHDLLTREDWTGASLRDVMENELSPYRTGDDHITLDGPDVPLPPRYALAIGMTVHELATNAAKYGALSDVGGQVCVAWRLVHCEGGGRRLHLDWQESGGPRVEPPSRSGFGTRLIAGGMQRELGGEVSLTFDPTGLRCLLDVPLQGSHTSMLSPLADGLAH, from the coding sequence ATGCTGACCCGACGCATCCTCGCCCTGGTGGCGCTCGCCCTGGCGCCCGCGCTCGCGATCCAGGGCTACAACGAGTACGCCCTGCGTACGTCACGCGATGCGGCGGTGCGGGCCGATGCGCTGGGCACCGCCCGGACCGTGGCCGCCGACCTGGGGCAGCTCGCGCAGAGCCTGCGTCAGGTGCTTGACCTCGTCGGCAACGAGGAGGCCGTGCGGCGCAAGGATGCCGGCGCCTGCACCGCCTACCTCGGGGCGATCATCGACCGGCTGCCGCAACTCAGCCTGCTCTCCGTCGCCGAACCCGATGGACGCGTCGTGTGCGACTCCCGCGGTTCCACACCCGGGCTCTACTCGAACGCCGAGCGTGCCTACCACAAGCGCGTCTTGGCCAGCGATGACTTCGCGGTGGGCGACTTCGTGATCGGCGTGCGCACGCGTCAGCCGGCGGTGCACTTCGCACAGCCCGTGCGCGGGTATGACGACCGCCTCACCGGCGTGGTCGTGGCCAGCGTCGACCTCGCCCGACTGTCGGAGCGCCTGCAGGCGGATTTGCGCTTCGCCAGCACCACCCTGACGGTCACTGACCCGGAGGGAACGGTCTTGGTGCGCCGACCGGATCACGCGGCATGGGTCGGGCGCAAGCTTTCAGGCGAGCGGCTGGCGCGGCTGATGCGAGCCGACGAGACCACCCGTTCCGTCGAAGGTCTCGACGGACGTGCGCGCATCGTCGGTATCGCCAAGCCCGATGGCGCTCTCGCGGGATTCAACGTCATCGTCGGCCGGGACCGCGAGACGGCGTTCGCCGACATCGATGCCGCCACCTATCGCGGCATAGCCGTAATCCTGCTCGGTGCCCTCCTCGCGGTGCTGGCGACGCTTCTCGCGGGAAGGCGCTTCATCGAGCGGCCGGTGCGGCGCCTCCTGCGGGGCGTTGCCGCTTGGCAGGGGGGCGACCTCGATGCAAGGACCGGGATGAGCGGCCCCTCGGAGTTCGACCGCCTGGGCGCGGCGTTCGACGCCATGGCCACGACGCTTCAGGGCCGGGAGGATGACCTGCACGGCGAGATCGCCCGGGGACGGAGGATGCAGGAGCAGCAGACGACGATGCTGCACGAGTTGAACCACCGAGTGAAGAACACGCTGGCCACGGTCCAATCGCTGGCACGCCAGGCACGCGGCGGCGAGGAGCAGGCGGCGCAACTGGAGGCCCGCATCCTCGCCCTGTCGAAGACGCACGACCTGCTGACCCGCGAGGATTGGACGGGCGCCTCGTTGCGGGACGTGATGGAGAACGAGCTGTCCCCTTACCGCACCGGCGACGACCACATCACCCTGGACGGACCGGACGTGCCCTTGCCGCCACGCTACGCGCTCGCCATCGGCATGACGGTGCATGAACTGGCGACCAACGCGGCCAAGTACGGGGCCCTGTCGGATGTCGGCGGGCAGGTCTGCGTCGCATGGCGTCTCGTGCATTGCGAGGGAGGTGGTCGACGCCTGCATCTCGACTGGCAGGAGAGCGGCGGACCCCGGGTCGAGCCACCCTCCAGGAGTGGTTTTGGCACGAGGCTGATCGCTGGCGGAATGCAACGAGAACTCGGCGGCGAGGTAAGTCTGACGTTCGATCCGACCGGGCTGCGCTGCCTTCTCGACGTACCGCTCCAGGGTAGCCACACGAGCATGCTGAGCCCGCTGGCGGATGGGTTGGCCCACTGA
- a CDS encoding TetR/AcrR family transcriptional regulator has protein sequence MATQAVGAVLSGRRGRPRADQAGEVEERVLNVATRLFLSHGFDRTTFEGLAEEAQAGKATLYARYRNKEALYEAVVRRRVAQSVARISAASDGGVSRENLLGVAMLLADEIFVPDVIALMRLTIAEVTRFPEMALATYRIGYGGCVSALAEIIAGQGHTPEMLVAATPAATRFVERVFMPLQMHALYGVDLPSLRLRAREDVAQAVDGLLAEGVRDVRKAVHSPSTFKTR, from the coding sequence GTGGCCACACAGGCGGTCGGCGCCGTCCTCTCTGGGCGCCGCGGTCGGCCGCGCGCCGACCAAGCCGGCGAAGTCGAAGAGCGGGTGCTCAACGTAGCGACGCGCCTGTTTCTGTCCCACGGCTTCGACCGAACGACCTTCGAGGGCTTGGCCGAGGAGGCGCAAGCCGGGAAGGCAACCCTCTACGCGCGCTACCGGAACAAGGAGGCCCTGTACGAGGCGGTGGTCCGCCGCCGTGTCGCCCAGTCCGTCGCCCGAATCTCGGCCGCATCGGACGGAGGCGTCTCCAGGGAGAACCTGCTTGGCGTCGCCATGCTGCTCGCCGACGAGATCTTCGTACCGGACGTGATCGCGCTCATGCGACTGACCATCGCCGAAGTTACGCGGTTTCCCGAGATGGCGCTGGCCACCTATCGGATCGGCTATGGCGGATGCGTATCGGCCTTGGCGGAAATTATCGCGGGCCAGGGGCATACCCCGGAGATGCTCGTCGCGGCGACGCCGGCCGCGACCCGGTTCGTCGAGCGGGTTTTTATGCCGCTGCAGATGCACGCCCTCTACGGCGTGGACCTCCCGAGCCTAAGGCTGCGGGCCAGGGAGGACGTCGCGCAGGCCGTCGATGGCCTCCTCGCGGAGGGAGTGCGGGATGTCCGAAAGGCGGTCCATTCCCCCTCGACCTTCAAAACGCGCTAG
- a CDS encoding STAS domain-containing protein: MERIPILKLGGVLIVTIQVDMHDRLALALEEDLTAMIARTGARGVLLEISALEIVDSFIGRMLVSIAAVSRVLDAETVVAGMRPAVAITLVELGLELTGIRTALNVERGMALIQARISEEDDGHGSDRDRHED, translated from the coding sequence ATGGAGCGCATCCCGATCCTCAAGCTGGGTGGCGTGCTGATCGTCACCATCCAGGTCGACATGCACGACCGCCTCGCGCTCGCCCTGGAGGAGGACCTCACGGCGATGATCGCGCGCACCGGCGCGCGCGGCGTCCTGCTCGAAATCTCGGCGCTGGAAATCGTCGATTCCTTCATCGGCCGGATGCTGGTGAGTATCGCCGCGGTCTCGCGCGTCCTCGACGCCGAGACCGTCGTGGCGGGCATGCGGCCCGCGGTGGCCATCACGTTGGTCGAGCTCGGCCTGGAGCTCACCGGCATCAGGACCGCGCTCAACGTCGAGCGGGGCATGGCGCTGATCCAGGCCCGGATTTCCGAGGAGGACGACGGACACGGGAGCGACCGTGACCGTCACGAAGACTGA
- a CDS encoding anti-sigma regulatory factor, which translates to MTVTKTETLPVRSGDDVVRVRQRVRALAVEIGLGLVDQTKIITAASELARNTLDYGGGGDVFLEIVQAGMRKGLRLTFEDQGPGIADIDQAMTDHFTSGGGLGLGLGGAKRLSNEFHIESTPGAGTRVTIARWK; encoded by the coding sequence GTGACCGTCACGAAGACTGAGACCTTGCCCGTCAGATCCGGCGACGACGTCGTCCGCGTGCGGCAGCGCGTGCGTGCGCTCGCCGTGGAAATCGGCCTCGGCCTCGTCGACCAGACCAAGATCATCACCGCCGCGAGCGAGCTTGCCCGGAACACCCTCGATTACGGTGGGGGCGGTGACGTCTTCCTGGAGATCGTCCAGGCCGGGATGCGCAAGGGCCTGCGCCTGACCTTCGAGGACCAGGGACCGGGCATCGCCGATATTGATCAGGCGATGACCGACCACTTCACCTCGGGCGGGGGGCTCGGGCTGGGGCTCGGCGGAGCCAAGCGCCTCTCGAACGAGTTCCACATCGAGTCGACGCCCGGAGCAGGCACCCGCGTGACCATCGCGCGCTGGAAGTAG
- a CDS encoding ATP-binding protein — protein MDRVTVTEASQVAEARRRAVAAAQSIGFDETAAGRVALVATELATNIVKYGVPGEILVGTYEDGTGSGVEILALDKGPGVSDLGSALRDGHSTGGSPGEGLGAVRRLSDAFDIASRPGGGTAVMARLSSVRPAASQALPAFGAVTVPLKGETANGDAYAVRERADGWTAIVADGLGHGPEAAKASEEALRLFHRNQDRPPATILAAIHAGLSHTRGGAVSVARYERDRETVALAGIGNVLGAVVSGTATKRTVSLAGTAGHAARRIQEFEYPMRQDDLFVLCSDGIATGWSLDAFPGIARAHPALVAGLIYRDFARVRDDATVLVVRDAAA, from the coding sequence ATGGACCGCGTCACCGTCACCGAAGCGAGCCAGGTTGCCGAGGCGCGGCGACGGGCCGTCGCCGCCGCGCAATCCATCGGCTTCGACGAGACCGCGGCCGGCCGGGTGGCCCTGGTCGCGACCGAGCTCGCCACCAACATCGTCAAGTACGGCGTGCCCGGCGAGATCCTCGTCGGCACCTACGAGGACGGCACCGGCTCCGGGGTCGAGATCCTCGCCCTCGACAAGGGACCCGGCGTCTCGGACCTCGGGTCGGCCCTCCGCGACGGGCATTCCACCGGCGGCAGCCCCGGCGAGGGCCTCGGCGCGGTGCGGCGGCTGTCCGACGCGTTCGACATCGCCTCCCGGCCCGGCGGAGGCACCGCGGTGATGGCGCGTCTGTCGAGCGTGCGGCCGGCGGCCTCGCAAGCACTGCCGGCCTTCGGCGCGGTTACGGTGCCACTCAAGGGCGAGACGGCCAACGGCGATGCCTACGCGGTGCGCGAGCGGGCTGACGGCTGGACGGCCATCGTGGCCGATGGGCTCGGCCACGGGCCAGAGGCGGCCAAGGCGTCCGAGGAGGCCCTTCGGCTGTTCCACCGGAACCAGGACAGGCCGCCGGCCACGATCCTCGCCGCCATTCATGCGGGTCTCTCCCACACCCGGGGCGGGGCGGTCTCCGTCGCGCGCTACGAGCGGGATCGGGAAACCGTCGCGCTCGCAGGCATCGGCAACGTGCTGGGGGCCGTCGTCTCCGGCACGGCAACCAAGCGAACGGTCAGCCTTGCCGGCACCGCCGGTCATGCGGCTAGGCGCATCCAGGAGTTCGAATACCCGATGCGGCAGGACGATCTCTTCGTGCTCTGCTCGGATGGCATTGCGACCGGATGGTCCCTCGACGCCTTCCCCGGCATCGCCCGGGCGCATCCGGCGCTCGTGGCGGGCCTGATCTACCGGGACTTCGCCCGGGTCCGCGACGACGCTACCGTCCTCGTCGTTCGGGACGCCGCCGCATGA
- a CDS encoding STAS domain-containing protein → MTTDGAEVLSKTVTQDEAAILDAWNAALREGTSLQSGRIREAELQTQVKAVFGQLRDALASGGFDADAAGFASLRETLADISRSRAIQGFTPTDTANFVFSLKEPIFEALKRASGTDATSLAAGIWAAGKVLDRLGLQTMEIFLASREEVIGRQGQEIAELSTPVVRLWDGILALPLIGTLDSARTGVVMENLLQAIVDEEAEIAIIDITGVPTVDTLVAQHLLKTVAAARLMGADCIISGIRPQIAQTMVHLGVELNVVSKATLADAFAVALRRTGRKVVRQQAAVEERR, encoded by the coding sequence ATGACGACGGACGGCGCCGAGGTCCTGAGCAAGACCGTCACGCAGGACGAGGCCGCTATCCTCGACGCCTGGAACGCGGCCCTGCGGGAGGGGACCTCCCTACAGAGCGGCCGCATCCGCGAGGCCGAGCTCCAGACCCAGGTCAAGGCCGTGTTCGGCCAGCTCCGAGACGCGCTCGCGTCGGGCGGCTTTGACGCCGACGCGGCGGGCTTCGCATCCCTGCGCGAGACCCTCGCCGACATCTCCCGCTCGCGGGCGATCCAGGGCTTCACCCCCACCGACACCGCCAACTTCGTCTTCTCGCTCAAGGAGCCGATCTTCGAGGCCCTGAAGCGCGCGTCCGGCACGGACGCGACGTCCCTCGCGGCCGGCATCTGGGCGGCGGGCAAGGTCCTCGACCGGCTCGGCCTTCAGACCATGGAGATTTTCCTGGCGAGCCGCGAGGAGGTGATCGGGCGCCAGGGCCAGGAGATCGCCGAGCTCTCCACGCCCGTGGTGCGCCTCTGGGACGGCATCCTGGCGCTGCCGCTGATCGGCACCCTCGACAGCGCCCGCACCGGCGTTGTGATGGAGAACCTGCTCCAGGCCATCGTCGACGAGGAGGCCGAGATCGCCATCATCGACATCACCGGCGTCCCGACCGTCGACACACTGGTGGCGCAGCACCTGCTGAAGACCGTCGCGGCGGCGCGCCTGATGGGGGCCGACTGCATCATCTCCGGCATCAGGCCGCAGATCGCCCAGACCATGGTCCATCTTGGCGTGGAGCTAAACGTCGTCTCGAAGGCCACCCTGGCCGACGCCTTCGCGGTCGCCCTGAGGCGGACCGGCCGTAAGGTGGTGCGGCAGCAGGCGGCGGTCGAGGAGCGCCGCTGA
- a CDS encoding ferritin-like domain-containing protein: MAEQDYEQWYIQGLQALKSADEQGKEAAKAATKDLSDPELRKIAEEGSATAARHAETITRLLHEAGGQPSNKPNKIMEGIRAGTIDVMAAANDPAVKDASGVASAQISLHYYIAAYGTLAATAKHLGREKEAAELKRMTDEMKAFDERYTKAGEARANKQASQ; the protein is encoded by the coding sequence ATGGCCGAGCAGGATTACGAGCAGTGGTACATCCAGGGTCTCCAGGCGTTGAAGAGCGCCGACGAGCAGGGGAAGGAAGCCGCGAAGGCGGCCACGAAGGACCTGAGCGATCCTGAGCTCCGCAAGATCGCCGAGGAGGGTTCCGCGACGGCCGCGCGCCATGCCGAGACCATCACGCGCCTCCTGCATGAGGCGGGCGGGCAGCCGAGCAACAAGCCCAACAAGATCATGGAGGGCATCCGGGCCGGCACCATCGACGTCATGGCCGCCGCCAACGACCCAGCCGTGAAGGACGCCAGCGGCGTCGCATCCGCCCAGATCTCGCTGCACTACTACATCGCCGCCTACGGCACGCTCGCCGCGACCGCCAAGCACCTAGGCCGCGAGAAGGAGGCCGCCGAGCTCAAGCGCATGACCGACGAGATGAAGGCGTTCGACGAACGCTACACCAAGGCGGGCGAGGCGCGCGCGAATAAGCAGGCCAGCCAGTAG